The nucleotide window CATGTCAACAGAAGCTTGGACTACGGTATTAGTTATTCTGTCATTTATTCTCTATCTCTATATCGGTTGGCGCTCTAGAGTTAAAGATAGTAAAGGGTTTTATGTAGCTGAACAAGGGGTTCCGGCGGTGGCCAATGGGGCAGCAACGGCGGCGGATTGGATGTCAGCCGCTTCTTTTATTTCTATGGCCGGATTAATCTCTTTTATGGGCTATGATGGGTCAATCTATTTGATGGGATGGACGGGGGGTTTTGTTCTTTTAGCGCTGTTATTAGCTCCCTATTTACGCAAGTTTGGTAAATATACGGTACCGGATTTTGTCGGCGATCGCTATTATTCTAATGTAGCTCGTTTAGTTGCAGTAGTAGCGGCTATTTTTGTATCCATGACTTATGTGGCCGGACAAATGCGCGGCGTTGGGATTGTTTTTAGTCGTTTTCTTCAAGTAGACATCAATACCGGGGTCGTTTTAGGCATGGTTATTGTGGCCTTTTTTGCTATTTTAGGCGGCATGAAAGGCATTACTTGGACTCAAGTCGCTCAATATTTTGTGTTAATTATTGCCTATTTAATTCCGGCCATTGCTATTGCTTGGATTTTAACCGGTAATCCCATTCCTCAAATCGCATTTACCTTTAGTGATATTGTTGATAAACTCAATCAAGTTCAAGTCGATTTAGGCTTTCAGGAATACACCCGACCTTTTACCGATAAAACTATGTTAGATGTCCTGTTTATTACTATTGCTTTAATGGTGGGAACGGCGGGACTACCCCATGTAATTGTTAGGTTTTATACTGTTCCTAGTCCAAAAGCGGCGCGTTATTCTGCCGGTTGGGCGTTATTATTTATTGCAATTTTATACACCACCGCTCCGGCTATTGCTGCCTTTGCTCGTTATAATTTAGTGGATACTTTGCATAATAAAACCGTTGCAGAAATACAACAATTAGATTGGGCGACTAAATGGGAAAATACAGGGTTATTAGGATTTGAAGATAAAAATAATAATGGACGCATTGAATTAACTTCGGAACAAGATACCAGTGAAATTACCATTGATCGGGATATTATTGTTCTATCCACTCCAGAAGTAGCAAGACTTTCTCCTATAGTGATTGCATTGGTAGCAGCCGGAGGACTGGCGGCGGCGTTATCGACTGCATCAGGGTTACTCCTGGTAATTTCTAGTTCTATCGCTCATGATGTCTATTACCGAATTATCAACCCTCAAGCGTCGGAGTCTCAACGGTTGCTAGTGGGACGGATTATGGTGGGATTTGCCATCGCTATTGCGGGTTATTTTGGCATCAATCCGCCCGGATTTGTCGCCCAGGTGGTGGCCTTTGCTTTTGGGTTAGCGGCGGCGAGTTTCTTCCCGGTGATTATTTTGGGAGTGTTTGACAGTCGCACGAACCGGGAAGGAGCGATCGCTGGTATGATTATCGGGTTAGTGTTTACGACGTTTTATATTGTTGGGGTCAAGTTTTATGGGATGAATCCTTGGTTTTTTGGGGTTTCTGCGGAGGGAATTGGAACAGTCGGAATGGTATTAAATTTGGTGGTGACTTATGTTGTGTCTCGCTTAACTCCTCCTCCTCCTAGAGAAATTCAAAAGATGATCGAAGATTTACGTTCTCCTGAAGATGCACCTTTAGCTTTAGCTGATATTGGGGAGGAAGAATTAGATTAGGCTGTTGTGGCTTAAAAACCTCATTGATGACTTTTTTTGAAGGGCAGGGCTGTTTTATCTGCTATAGCCTTTCTCACATTAATGAGGTACATTTACACCTGCCTCCTGCCTTAAAACCCAGAACTCTGTACCTCATCGAATTGAGAATTGCTATATATCAGGACTTACGCACTCGCAGGCTAAAAAACACTATGTATGGGGAGATGCGTCGGGGACGCATCCTACAATTAGTGTT belongs to Gloeothece citriformis PCC 7424 and includes:
- a CDS encoding sodium:solute symporter family protein, producing the protein MSTEAWTTVLVILSFILYLYIGWRSRVKDSKGFYVAEQGVPAVANGAATAADWMSAASFISMAGLISFMGYDGSIYLMGWTGGFVLLALLLAPYLRKFGKYTVPDFVGDRYYSNVARLVAVVAAIFVSMTYVAGQMRGVGIVFSRFLQVDINTGVVLGMVIVAFFAILGGMKGITWTQVAQYFVLIIAYLIPAIAIAWILTGNPIPQIAFTFSDIVDKLNQVQVDLGFQEYTRPFTDKTMLDVLFITIALMVGTAGLPHVIVRFYTVPSPKAARYSAGWALLFIAILYTTAPAIAAFARYNLVDTLHNKTVAEIQQLDWATKWENTGLLGFEDKNNNGRIELTSEQDTSEITIDRDIIVLSTPEVARLSPIVIALVAAGGLAAALSTASGLLLVISSSIAHDVYYRIINPQASESQRLLVGRIMVGFAIAIAGYFGINPPGFVAQVVAFAFGLAAASFFPVIILGVFDSRTNREGAIAGMIIGLVFTTFYIVGVKFYGMNPWFFGVSAEGIGTVGMVLNLVVTYVVSRLTPPPPREIQKMIEDLRSPEDAPLALADIGEEELD